In the genome of Deinococcus deserti VCD115, one region contains:
- a CDS encoding phenylacetic acid degradation protein, whose product MTGSGPTSPAASDTQWPRWEVFKQDAPGRPYQAVGSVHAGDPDHALLTARNVFVRRPAAISLWTVRETDLLTATPEELGAQPDLLTTPGETGTYHVGIKRTNKRSMTFVDLVGTVEASGPGDALRQAQLMHPDALTWLVFPDAAAARTDDDPGTIESWFAPAKEKTYKQQQYYGVIGRHVGELKREGLMPGRATEEAKS is encoded by the coding sequence ATGACCGGTTCAGGACCCACCTCTCCAGCCGCGTCCGATACCCAGTGGCCGCGCTGGGAGGTTTTCAAGCAGGATGCCCCGGGCCGGCCCTATCAGGCGGTCGGCAGCGTGCATGCGGGTGACCCCGATCACGCCCTTCTCACCGCCCGGAACGTATTTGTGCGCCGCCCGGCCGCCATCAGCCTCTGGACTGTACGCGAGACCGACCTACTGACAGCAACGCCCGAGGAACTCGGCGCCCAGCCGGACCTTCTGACTACCCCTGGCGAGACCGGCACCTATCACGTGGGGATCAAGCGCACCAACAAGCGTTCCATGACGTTCGTGGACCTTGTCGGCACGGTAGAGGCGTCGGGGCCCGGAGACGCACTGAGGCAGGCGCAGCTGATGCATCCGGACGCCCTGACGTGGCTGGTCTTTCCGGATGCTGCGGCCGCCCGGACGGATGACGATCCGGGCACCATCGAGAGCTGGTTCGCGCCCGCCAAGGAAAAAACCTACAAGCAGCAGCAGTATTACGGGGTAATCGGCCGGCACGTGGGCGAACTCAAGCGTGAGGGGCTGATGCCGGGCCGGGCCACCGAGGAAGCCAAGTCATGA
- a CDS encoding aldo/keto reductase, producing the protein MRNTLLPADAPRLGLGLAALGRPGYINLGHGQDLGAAKDIEAMRQRTFCMLDAAWAAGMRYFDAARSYGLAEAFLGEWLRDREHSAVVGSKWGYTYVAGWRTDADTHEVKDHSLNTLQRQWPETLEALGRRPEVYLIHSATLDTGVLEDQAVLARLAELDAAGVRVGLSTSGPRQADTLRRAMALQVEGLNPLSVVQATWNLLEPSAGPALAEAHAAGWAVVIKEAVANGRLTARGLTGHGDVPPVLAELADKQNATPDAVALAAALTQPWADVVLSGATTPEHLENNLGALHLSLTPVHQEQLMALAYEPTAYWQARSGLPWT; encoded by the coding sequence ATGCGCAACACCCTGCTACCTGCTGACGCTCCCCGTCTGGGATTGGGACTTGCTGCCCTGGGCCGCCCCGGTTACATCAATCTTGGGCACGGTCAGGATCTGGGGGCGGCCAAGGATATAGAGGCCATGCGTCAGCGGACTTTCTGCATGCTCGACGCTGCCTGGGCTGCGGGCATGCGGTATTTCGACGCCGCACGCAGTTACGGACTGGCCGAGGCGTTCCTGGGTGAGTGGCTGCGCGACCGCGAACACTCGGCTGTGGTGGGCAGCAAGTGGGGGTACACCTACGTAGCTGGCTGGCGCACCGATGCCGATACCCATGAGGTCAAGGACCACAGCCTGAACACCCTGCAGCGTCAGTGGCCCGAAACTCTGGAGGCCCTGGGCCGCCGGCCGGAGGTCTACCTGATTCACTCGGCTACGCTCGACACTGGGGTACTGGAGGACCAGGCTGTGCTGGCGCGGCTGGCCGAACTGGATGCAGCGGGCGTCCGGGTGGGCCTGAGCACAAGCGGCCCCCGGCAGGCCGACACGCTGCGCCGCGCGATGGCCCTGCAGGTAGAGGGTTTGAACCCGCTGAGCGTGGTGCAGGCCACCTGGAATCTGCTGGAACCCTCAGCTGGCCCGGCCCTGGCTGAAGCGCACGCGGCTGGCTGGGCCGTGGTGATCAAGGAGGCCGTGGCCAACGGGCGCCTGACCGCCAGAGGCCTGACGGGTCATGGTGATGTGCCCCCGGTGCTGGCTGAGCTCGCCGACAAACAGAACGCCACCCCGGACGCCGTTGCTCTGGCGGCGGCGTTGACTCAGCCCTGGGCCGATGTGGTTCTGAGCGGGGCCACCACCCCCGAACACCTGGAGAACAATCTGGGTGCCTTGCACCTGTCGTTGACTCCCGTGCACCAGGAGCAGCTGATGGCTCTGGCCTATGAACCCACCGCTTACTGGCAGGCGCGTTCAGGCTTGCCCTGGACCTGA
- a CDS encoding MBL fold metallo-hydrolase, which translates to MTDTDGTAHLPKTDAPNEAPVNRRDTLRLLGAAGLLSAAAPLVGAQQAAPATPATPATPAAANGPMNGNGFYRQKIGDMTLTVVSDGTAPLAALLPTWGANPDRQAEFAATLAEYSVPATNTVNHFNPVVIDTGRHRVLIDTGRGGESGQLANNLRRAGILPNTIDTVFITHGHGDHIGGLTRAGSPVFPRARHVMGSAEFQFWTTQANPSASVQANLIAMKDRFTLIAPDAEIVPGLTAIASPGHTANHLSVRATSGNQSALIFGDAAGHFLLSLRHPGAYVGFDVNGAQAAATRARLFEMAVQEKMWVSAYHFPFPAVGHLRKLPVGYEYEPTIWNWS; encoded by the coding sequence ATGACTGACACTGACGGTACCGCCCACCTTCCCAAGACTGATGCCCCCAACGAAGCACCGGTCAACCGCCGTGACACCCTGCGTCTGCTGGGAGCCGCCGGTCTGCTCAGCGCTGCCGCGCCACTGGTGGGTGCGCAGCAGGCTGCTCCAGCAACTCCAGCAACTCCGGCAACCCCTGCTGCGGCCAATGGCCCTATGAATGGGAACGGTTTTTACCGTCAGAAGATTGGTGACATGACCCTCACAGTGGTCAGCGACGGCACAGCCCCTCTGGCCGCGCTGCTGCCCACATGGGGGGCCAATCCCGACCGTCAGGCAGAATTTGCCGCAACATTGGCCGAATACAGCGTCCCTGCCACCAACACGGTCAACCACTTCAATCCTGTTGTGATTGATACAGGACGTCACCGTGTGCTGATCGATACGGGCCGTGGAGGCGAGTCCGGACAGCTGGCGAACAACCTCCGCCGCGCCGGCATTCTGCCCAACACCATCGATACGGTCTTCATCACGCACGGTCACGGGGACCATATTGGTGGTTTGACCCGCGCGGGCAGTCCGGTGTTTCCTCGTGCCCGGCATGTCATGGGCAGCGCGGAGTTCCAGTTCTGGACCACCCAGGCCAATCCCAGTGCGTCTGTGCAGGCCAACCTGATCGCCATGAAAGACCGCTTTACGCTGATTGCCCCCGACGCCGAGATCGTCCCAGGCCTGACCGCTATCGCCTCGCCGGGGCACACGGCCAATCACCTCAGTGTGCGCGCAACCAGTGGAAACCAGAGTGCCCTGATCTTTGGGGACGCTGCCGGGCACTTCCTGCTGTCGCTGCGTCACCCCGGTGCCTATGTCGGGTTCGACGTCAACGGTGCGCAGGCCGCAGCCACCCGCGCGCGGCTGTTCGAGATGGCCGTGCAGGAGAAAATGTGGGTCAGTGCCTACCACTTCCCGTTCCCGGCAGTAGGACACCTGCGTAAGCTGCCTGTGGGCTACGAATACGAGCCGACCATCTGGAACTGGAGCTGA
- the thiD gene encoding bifunctional hydroxymethylpyrimidine kinase/phosphomethylpyrimidine kinase: MSLMPVALTIAGSDSGGGAGIQADLKTFEAHGVYGTSAITLITAQNTLGVQAVQTLSPDLVAAQIRSVLADFPVAAVKAGALGNAGVVRAVADALRGRGLPLVVDPVLLAKSGDSLLDPQAVDALLEELLPLATLVTPNLPEAEVLFGAYIPYNLPLLLKGGHGEGETLVDELRTPQTGLRLEAPRQHTRHTHGTGCTLSAAITANLARGLPLLVAVSEAHAYVQAAIQAAPGLGSGHGPLGHAHACRGQIRRL, translated from the coding sequence ATGAGCCTCATGCCGGTGGCCCTGACCATCGCGGGGTCCGATTCAGGCGGAGGAGCCGGTATTCAGGCGGACCTCAAGACCTTCGAGGCTCACGGGGTGTACGGCACGTCCGCCATCACCCTGATCACGGCGCAGAACACCCTGGGAGTGCAGGCGGTGCAGACCCTGAGCCCGGACCTGGTCGCCGCGCAGATCAGGTCGGTTCTGGCCGACTTTCCGGTTGCGGCCGTGAAGGCCGGCGCGCTGGGTAACGCTGGGGTGGTGCGCGCGGTAGCTGATGCGCTGCGGGGGCGCGGCCTTCCCCTGGTCGTGGACCCGGTGCTGCTGGCCAAGAGTGGCGACTCCCTCCTGGACCCCCAGGCGGTGGATGCACTGCTCGAGGAACTCCTGCCCCTGGCCACTCTGGTGACGCCTAACCTTCCGGAGGCAGAAGTGCTGTTCGGCGCATACATTCCCTATAACCTGCCGCTGCTTCTCAAAGGGGGGCATGGCGAAGGCGAGACCCTGGTTGACGAGCTTCGTACGCCCCAGACCGGGTTGCGCCTCGAGGCGCCCCGCCAGCACACCCGCCATACGCACGGCACCGGCTGTACGCTCTCGGCTGCCATTACCGCCAATCTGGCGCGGGGGTTGCCTCTGCTGGTCGCGGTAAGCGAGGCCCACGCCTACGTGCAGGCGGCCATACAGGCCGCGCCGGGCCTGGGTTCGGGCCACGGTCCCCTGGGGCATGCTCACGCCTGTAGGGGCCAGATCCGCCGTCTATAA
- the paaA gene encoding 1,2-phenylacetyl-CoA epoxidase subunit PaaA: MSQTLPPNETAEQHAAFNARIARGEKIEPGDWMPAEYRRQLIRMISQHAHSEVVGMLPEGEWITRAPTLKRKTILIAKVQDEAGHGQYLYHAAETLGATREEMLGALLSGKAKYSSIFNYPTYTWADVGMIGWLVDGAAIKNQTMLAGCSYGPYSRAMVRICSEETFHHKQGKEMIVAYAQGTPEQRQMAQDALNRWWWPAMMMLGPHDADSPNSGALAGWGIKLKSNDEVRQEFINEHVPELLEAGLTIPDPDLHQDEQGNWKHGPINWDEFWAVIRGEQGLNKERLSARQHAHDDGAWVREAMQAYAARQVGQAAD; this comes from the coding sequence ATGTCCCAGACCCTGCCCCCCAATGAAACGGCTGAGCAGCACGCCGCCTTCAACGCCCGCATCGCCCGTGGGGAGAAGATCGAACCCGGCGACTGGATGCCGGCCGAATACCGCCGTCAGCTGATCCGCATGATTTCCCAGCACGCCCACTCGGAAGTGGTGGGCATGCTGCCCGAGGGCGAGTGGATTACCCGCGCCCCTACCCTGAAGCGCAAAACCATCCTGATCGCCAAGGTGCAGGACGAAGCCGGGCACGGCCAGTACCTGTACCACGCGGCCGAAACCCTGGGCGCCACCCGCGAGGAGATGCTGGGCGCGCTGCTGAGCGGCAAGGCCAAGTACAGCAGCATCTTCAACTACCCCACCTACACCTGGGCAGACGTCGGCATGATCGGCTGGCTGGTGGACGGCGCGGCCATCAAGAACCAGACCATGCTGGCAGGCTGCTCCTACGGCCCCTATAGCCGCGCGATGGTCCGCATCTGCTCGGAGGAAACCTTCCATCACAAGCAGGGCAAGGAAATGATCGTCGCCTACGCCCAGGGCACGCCCGAGCAGCGGCAGATGGCGCAGGACGCCCTGAACCGCTGGTGGTGGCCGGCCATGATGATGCTTGGGCCGCATGACGCCGACAGCCCCAACAGCGGCGCGCTGGCCGGCTGGGGAATCAAGCTCAAGAGCAACGACGAGGTCCGTCAGGAATTTATCAACGAGCACGTGCCTGAGCTGCTCGAAGCTGGTCTGACCATCCCCGACCCGGACCTGCATCAGGACGAGCAGGGCAACTGGAAGCACGGCCCGATCAACTGGGACGAATTCTGGGCCGTGATCCGTGGTGAGCAGGGCCTGAACAAGGAACGCCTGAGTGCGCGCCAGCACGCCCATGATGACGGCGCCTGGGTGCGCGAAGCGATGCAGGCCTACGCCGCCCGTCAGGTGGGGCAGGCAGCCGACTGA
- a CDS encoding thiazole synthase: MTVHHDLLTIAGTSFQSRLMLGTGKFPDLHVMRDVLEASGTEIVTVAIRRVELGAPGHVGLLDALDLDRYQLLPNTAGCRTAEEAVRVARLARAATGVSWIKLEVIPDARWLLPDPVGTLSAARTLVDDGFTVLPYMQPDAVLARALEEAGCATVMPLASPIGSGRGLRTGELLRTVLDGAGVPVVVDAGLGVPSDAAQAMEAGADAVLVNTAIAEARDPVAMARAFALGVQAGRLAFLAGRMTEREHASPSSPAAGVPRLPDPEMPDLTGPVHTPV; the protein is encoded by the coding sequence ATGACGGTTCACCATGACCTTCTGACCATCGCTGGAACATCGTTCCAATCACGCCTGATGCTGGGCACCGGCAAGTTTCCTGATCTGCATGTCATGCGAGATGTGCTGGAAGCCAGCGGCACCGAAATCGTGACGGTGGCCATCCGCCGCGTGGAACTGGGCGCGCCGGGCCATGTGGGGCTGCTTGACGCCCTGGACCTGGACCGCTATCAGCTGCTGCCCAACACGGCCGGTTGCCGCACGGCCGAGGAGGCCGTGCGGGTGGCGCGGCTGGCCCGCGCCGCCACCGGAGTGAGCTGGATCAAGCTTGAGGTTATCCCCGACGCGCGCTGGCTGCTGCCTGACCCGGTAGGTACGCTCAGTGCCGCACGGACCCTGGTGGATGACGGCTTCACGGTGTTGCCCTACATGCAGCCCGACGCTGTACTGGCCCGGGCGCTGGAGGAGGCGGGCTGCGCCACCGTCATGCCGCTGGCGAGCCCTATCGGCAGCGGCCGTGGCCTGCGGACCGGTGAGCTGCTGCGCACCGTCCTGGACGGGGCTGGCGTCCCGGTCGTGGTGGACGCTGGCCTGGGAGTGCCCAGCGACGCAGCCCAGGCCATGGAGGCCGGGGCGGACGCTGTGCTGGTCAACACCGCCATTGCAGAAGCGCGTGATCCGGTGGCCATGGCCCGGGCCTTCGCGCTGGGGGTACAGGCGGGGCGTCTGGCCTTCCTCGCGGGCCGCATGACCGAGCGTGAACACGCTAGCCCCAGCAGCCCGGCGGCTGGCGTACCCCGCCTGCCTGACCCTGAAATGCCCGACCTGACCGGGCCGGTGCACACCCCCGTATGA
- a CDS encoding NAD(P)/FAD-dependent oxidoreductase — protein MSIIVVGGGLIGSAVAFTLRDAGLEVEVLDAHLPGAGWRAAAGLLTPDGERLAGTPLHASALESLNLWPEFARSLEAHSGQSVHLRTGVFRLGPVPEVGEGPHGLTRCTPGEGRLHPASVVSAALTGVRVTRARVLALRPDRRGVSLQTDAGDRGGRLVVLATGAWSSAFGLDIRPVQGQALLLEGGNDHPAVYGTRRRGHGPHGYALGRPDGLYVGATARLSASVQPDSWARRWLQGAARTLAPTCSGHAVLSQLVGLRPVTPDGLPLVGPHPTLPGVVVATGHGRHGALLAPLTARQVLALVRQALPEAA, from the coding sequence ATGAGCATCATTGTGGTAGGGGGCGGCCTGATTGGCTCGGCTGTCGCCTTCACGCTGCGTGATGCCGGACTGGAAGTCGAGGTGCTCGACGCCCATCTGCCCGGTGCCGGATGGCGCGCGGCAGCAGGCTTGCTCACACCGGACGGTGAACGCCTTGCCGGCACACCGCTGCATGCCAGCGCATTGGAAAGCCTGAATCTCTGGCCGGAATTTGCCCGCAGTCTGGAAGCGCACAGTGGGCAGAGCGTCCACCTGCGAACCGGGGTCTTCCGGCTCGGACCCGTTCCGGAAGTGGGTGAAGGTCCTCACGGGCTGACCCGCTGCACCCCTGGAGAGGGCCGGCTTCATCCGGCCAGTGTGGTGAGCGCGGCCCTGACCGGAGTCAGGGTGACGCGTGCCCGGGTGCTGGCTTTGCGCCCGGACCGCCGGGGCGTCAGCCTTCAGACAGATGCCGGTGACCGGGGGGGCCGGCTGGTGGTGCTGGCGACCGGCGCGTGGAGCAGCGCGTTTGGTCTGGACATCCGTCCGGTTCAGGGGCAAGCCCTGCTGCTGGAGGGAGGAAACGATCACCCGGCGGTGTACGGAACTCGCCGGCGCGGTCACGGGCCACACGGCTATGCGCTGGGACGTCCGGACGGTCTGTATGTGGGAGCCACGGCGCGTCTGTCCGCCTCGGTGCAGCCCGATTCCTGGGCACGCCGCTGGTTGCAGGGCGCCGCACGGACTCTGGCGCCGACCTGCTCCGGTCATGCCGTCCTGAGTCAGCTGGTCGGGCTGCGCCCGGTCACGCCGGACGGTCTTCCGCTGGTGGGTCCGCATCCCACCCTGCCAGGGGTCGTGGTGGCCACTGGTCATGGCCGGCATGGTGCTCTGCTCGCCCCACTGACCGCAAGGCAGGTGCTGGCCCTGGTCCGCCAGGCTCTCCCGGAGGCCGCATGA
- the thiC gene encoding phosphomethylpyrimidine synthase ThiC, translating to MSAPVSPPALTTTPFPNSEKQYLSGSLHPQVRVPMRAVHQSATLEMVGGLSRRTPNPAVLVPDTSGPYTDPAVSIDPRRGLPHARPWLAADARLEVQTERLSARLDGTGPLPFPAIPMPRRARQGQSITQMQAAQRGEITPEMEFVALRENLRQTEAFNLNHQHPGESFGAAIPRVITPEFVRSEVARGRAVIPANVNHPELEPTIIGRNFRVKVNANLGTSIVTSSIEEEVEKMVWATRWGADTVMDLSTGKYIHQTREWIVRGSPVPIGTVPIYQALEKVGGVAEDLTWEVYRDTLIEQAEQGVDYFTVHAGVRLAHIPLSARRRTGIVSRGGSILAKWCLAHHRENFLYTHFAEICEIMASYDVTFSLGDGLRPGSIEDANDAAQFAELETLGELTRVAWEHGVQTMIEGPGHVPMQLIRENMTRQLEVCQEAPFYTLGPLTTDIAPGYDHITSAIGAAQIAWYGTAMLCYVTPKEHLGLPDRQDVRDGVIAYRIAAHAADLAKGHPGAQARDNALSQARFEFRWEDQFNLALDPEKARELHDESLPADAAKTAHFCSMCGPHFCSMKLSHDLRAGDILAGLEEKAREFREGGSEIYLDRPAGEPEEVTA from the coding sequence ATGTCCGCACCTGTATCCCCCCCAGCTTTAACCACCACGCCCTTTCCAAACAGCGAAAAGCAGTACCTGAGCGGGTCTTTGCATCCACAGGTTCGTGTTCCCATGCGTGCTGTTCACCAGTCCGCCACCCTGGAAATGGTGGGTGGGCTGAGCCGCAGGACCCCAAATCCGGCGGTGCTGGTGCCCGACACCAGCGGCCCCTATACCGACCCGGCGGTGAGCATTGATCCTCGCCGGGGCCTTCCGCACGCCCGGCCGTGGCTGGCCGCGGACGCGCGGCTGGAAGTTCAGACCGAGCGCCTCTCGGCCCGCCTGGACGGCACGGGGCCGCTTCCGTTTCCGGCAATTCCAATGCCCCGACGCGCCCGGCAGGGGCAGAGCATCACTCAGATGCAGGCCGCGCAGCGTGGGGAGATCACTCCGGAAATGGAGTTCGTGGCCCTGCGCGAGAACCTGCGCCAGACCGAGGCTTTCAACCTGAACCACCAGCACCCGGGCGAAAGCTTCGGCGCGGCCATTCCCCGTGTGATCACGCCTGAGTTCGTGCGCTCTGAAGTCGCGCGCGGACGTGCGGTGATTCCCGCCAACGTCAACCACCCTGAACTGGAGCCCACCATCATCGGCCGCAACTTCCGGGTCAAGGTCAACGCCAACCTGGGGACCAGCATCGTGACCAGCAGCATCGAGGAAGAGGTCGAGAAGATGGTCTGGGCCACCCGCTGGGGCGCCGACACGGTCATGGACCTTTCCACCGGAAAATACATCCACCAGACGCGCGAGTGGATCGTGCGGGGCAGCCCTGTTCCCATCGGCACCGTGCCGATCTATCAGGCGCTGGAGAAGGTGGGTGGCGTGGCTGAGGACCTGACCTGGGAGGTGTACCGCGACACGCTGATCGAGCAGGCCGAGCAGGGCGTGGATTACTTCACGGTGCATGCGGGTGTGCGGCTGGCACACATTCCACTTTCGGCGCGGCGGCGCACCGGCATCGTGTCGCGTGGCGGCAGCATCCTGGCCAAGTGGTGTCTGGCACACCACCGCGAGAACTTCCTCTACACGCACTTCGCCGAGATCTGCGAGATCATGGCTTCCTACGACGTCACCTTCAGCCTGGGGGACGGTCTGCGCCCGGGAAGCATCGAGGACGCCAACGACGCCGCGCAGTTCGCTGAGCTGGAAACCCTGGGGGAACTGACCCGGGTGGCCTGGGAGCACGGGGTCCAGACCATGATCGAAGGTCCTGGCCACGTCCCCATGCAGCTGATCCGCGAGAACATGACCCGTCAGCTGGAAGTGTGCCAGGAAGCGCCCTTCTACACGCTGGGGCCGTTGACCACCGATATCGCGCCGGGCTACGACCACATCACCAGCGCCATCGGCGCGGCGCAGATCGCGTGGTACGGCACGGCCATGCTGTGCTACGTCACGCCCAAGGAACACCTGGGCCTGCCCGACCGCCAGGACGTGCGCGACGGTGTGATCGCCTACCGGATCGCTGCGCACGCCGCCGATCTTGCCAAGGGACACCCCGGCGCCCAGGCACGCGACAACGCGCTCTCGCAGGCGCGCTTCGAGTTCCGCTGGGAAGACCAGTTCAATCTGGCACTCGACCCGGAAAAGGCCCGTGAGCTGCACGACGAGAGCCTCCCGGCCGACGCGGCCAAAACGGCTCATTTCTGCTCGATGTGTGGCCCACACTTCTGCTCCATGAAACTCAGCCATGACCTGCGCGCCGGCGACATTCTGGCTGGTCTGGAAGAAAAAGCGCGCGAGTTCCGTGAAGGTGGCTCGGAGATCTACCTGGACCGTCCTGCCGGAGAGCCCGAAGAGGTCACCGCATGA
- the thiE gene encoding thiamine phosphate synthase: MTRPLGRLYLVATPRPGQSEDDFVARVEAALDGGVDTLQLRCKADSPAYGEARAVIRLAGRLRDLAHARGVPLFMNDRVDIAAASGADGVHLGQEDLPLSWARALAPGVQVGLSTHAPAQAAAAVAQRPAYFAVGPVHTTPTKPGREATGLEYVRHVAATHGEAQTGIPWYAIGGVDLGNVQDVLAAGATRIAVVRAVLDAPDPARAAAALCSALAAPAVQEVAACR, from the coding sequence ATGACCCGCCCGCTGGGCCGGCTGTATCTGGTCGCCACGCCCCGACCAGGGCAATCCGAGGATGACTTTGTGGCGCGGGTGGAAGCGGCGCTCGACGGCGGCGTGGATACGCTGCAGCTGCGTTGCAAGGCGGACTCTCCGGCGTATGGCGAGGCGCGCGCAGTTATCCGGTTGGCCGGTCGGCTGCGTGACCTGGCGCACGCACGGGGGGTGCCGCTGTTTATGAACGACCGCGTGGACATCGCGGCTGCCAGCGGTGCGGACGGTGTTCACCTGGGTCAGGAGGATCTGCCTCTGAGCTGGGCGCGCGCGCTGGCGCCAGGGGTGCAGGTGGGCCTGAGTACCCACGCTCCGGCGCAGGCGGCGGCGGCTGTCGCGCAGCGACCGGCTTACTTTGCCGTTGGTCCCGTCCACACCACGCCGACCAAGCCCGGACGTGAGGCGACTGGCCTGGAGTATGTCAGACACGTGGCGGCGACCCACGGGGAAGCGCAAACCGGAATTCCCTGGTATGCCATCGGAGGTGTGGATCTGGGCAACGTACAGGACGTGCTTGCTGCAGGGGCCACCCGCATTGCGGTGGTCCGCGCTGTGCTCGACGCCCCTGACCCGGCCAGGGCGGCCGCTGCGTTGTGCTCCGCTCTGGCTGCCCCAGCTGTTCAGGAGGTCGCCGCGTGCAGGTAA
- the thiS gene encoding sulfur carrier protein ThiS: MQVNGQPHPHRPGLTLHALLRELDVRPERVAVAVNDDFYPGARVPDRPLEPRDTIEIVRIIGGG; the protein is encoded by the coding sequence GTGCAGGTAAATGGCCAACCTCACCCTCACCGCCCCGGCCTGACCCTGCACGCCCTGCTCCGCGAGCTGGATGTGCGCCCCGAGCGGGTCGCGGTCGCGGTCAACGATGACTTCTACCCCGGCGCCCGGGTGCCGGACCGCCCGCTGGAGCCCCGAGACACCATCGAGATCGTCCGCATTATCGGAGGAGGCTGA
- a CDS encoding HepT-like ribonuclease domain-containing protein has protein sequence MSPGPASTSPLFPDLRLPTVAALLREGAPKWQALGVTRVRVFGSVARGEADRSADIDLLVDFEPEARVGLLHLMQVKAVMEDLLRRRVDIMTEGALKAPLRGEILADAVDVTQVPDPAPHSHREKRWRWRVFDLLDAIDRIGAYTSGLSMTTFLADERTRDAVLRNLARLGETTKFIPQSVQDRTPQVPWAYLRDIRNVVSHDYFGIDPALVWHSARTELPALRPSLQALADGGPDWGDNGRDRPGT, from the coding sequence ATGAGCCCCGGGCCCGCTTCCACCTCGCCTTTATTTCCTGACCTGCGCCTGCCCACCGTCGCTGCCCTTCTGCGTGAAGGAGCGCCGAAGTGGCAGGCGCTTGGCGTGACCCGGGTGCGGGTGTTCGGATCGGTGGCCCGTGGCGAAGCTGACAGGTCGGCCGATATTGATCTGCTGGTGGATTTTGAACCAGAGGCCAGAGTCGGGCTGCTTCATCTGATGCAGGTCAAGGCTGTGATGGAGGATCTGCTGCGCCGCCGCGTGGACATCATGACCGAGGGCGCCCTGAAAGCCCCTCTGCGGGGAGAGATTCTGGCTGACGCTGTGGACGTTACCCAGGTGCCGGACCCGGCGCCACATTCTCACCGGGAGAAGCGCTGGCGCTGGAGGGTGTTTGATCTGCTTGACGCCATTGACCGCATTGGCGCCTATACCTCGGGTCTCTCGATGACCACCTTTCTGGCCGATGAACGTACCCGTGACGCGGTGCTGCGCAATCTGGCACGGCTGGGGGAGACCACCAAGTTCATTCCGCAAAGCGTTCAGGACCGCACCCCGCAGGTGCCGTGGGCGTACCTGCGCGATATCCGCAATGTGGTGTCGCACGACTATTTCGGCATTGATCCGGCGCTGGTCTGGCACAGCGCAAGAACCGAACTGCCGGCGCTGCGCCCAAGCCTGCAGGCGCTCGCCGACGGTGGCCCGGACTGGGGTGACAACGGGCGTGACAGGCCCGGCACGTAG